The Primulina eburnea isolate SZY01 unplaced genomic scaffold, ASM2296580v1 ctg1320_ERROPOS1310249, whole genome shotgun sequence genome contains a region encoding:
- the LOC140820654 gene encoding NADPH-dependent diflavin oxidoreductase 1-like — MQVERTRSMTPAVPSGKNRPECFLKMTKNLRLSREGSGKDVRHFEFDAVSSSIEYEVGDVLEILPGQSSAAVDAFIQRNLNPESYITLSIHVTRTTGLLHWLP; from the exons ATGCAGGTTGAGAGGACCCGTTCAATGACTCCTGCAGTACCTTCTGGGAAGAACAGGCCTGAGTGCTTCCTGAAAATG ACCAAGAATCTTCGATTAAGTAGAGAGGGCAGTGGGAAGGATGTGCGCCACTTTGAGTTCGATGCTGTTTCATCT TCAATAGAATATGAAGTGGGCGATGTTCTTGAGATTCTTCCAGGTCAAAGTTCTGCCGCAGTAGATGCTTTCATACAGCGTAATTTGAACCCTGAGTCTTACATAACT TTGTCCATACATGTTACACGGACCACTGGACTCTTGCATTGGTTaccataa
- the LOC140820653 gene encoding uncharacterized protein, which translates to MRWVPPPLGQWRLDVDAGFNDTVGKYSVGAVIQNHFRIIFAASAIGIRKPGSVLEAELSAIHFGLMLAVRGNFSDVWVFSNSCNAVKEVTSKSEARNHQGLLVLNILDILTSGRFKKLDHVSRNANKLAHCLARFALSHPSRSCWMEDFYPS; encoded by the coding sequence ATGAGGTGGGTGCCTCCTCCGTTGGGGCAATGGCGACTTGATGTCGATGCTGGGTTTAATGATACTGTTGGTAAATATAGTGTGGGTGCTGTGATTCAAAATCATTTTCGAATTATTTTCGCTGCCTCAGCCATTGGCATACGAAAACCAGGATCAGTGTTGGAGGCAGAACTCTCGGCTATTCATTTTGGTTTGATGCTTGCTGTGAGAGGTAACTTTTCTGATGTTTGGGTTTTCTCGAACTCCTGTAATGCTGTTAAAGAGGTGACGTCGAAGTCTGAGGCTCGCAACCATCAAGGACTGTTAGTCTTGAACATATTGGATATTTTAACTTCTGGTAGATTTAAAAAGTTAGATCATGTTAGTAGAAATGCAAACAAGTTAGCGCACTGTTTAGCACGTTTTGCTTTATCTCATCCTTCTCGTTCATGTTGGATGGAAGATTTTTACCCATCGTGA